A single genomic interval of Candidatus Jordarchaeales archaeon harbors:
- a CDS encoding 30S ribosomal protein S13 — protein sequence MSTAGYRHIVRIAGTDLDGSHRAEFALTWIKGVGMRMARAVLTGLGIDPDKRLGFLTDAEVKKIEEVLSNPALVNIPPWMFNRRKDLETGKDLHLTGTNWVLAVKEDIELMKRIKCWKGVRHALGLKVRGQRTRTTGRKGRTVGVHRKVKK from the coding sequence TTGTCAACGGCAGGATACAGACACATAGTCAGGATAGCTGGGACTGATTTAGATGGCTCCCACAGGGCGGAGTTTGCGTTAACGTGGATTAAAGGGGTAGGCATGCGTATGGCACGCGCTGTTCTGACAGGGCTGGGCATAGATCCGGATAAGAGATTGGGCTTTTTGACAGATGCAGAAGTTAAAAAGATAGAGGAGGTGCTGTCAAACCCAGCGTTGGTCAACATTCCACCCTGGATGTTTAACCGTAGAAAGGATCTCGAAACGGGGAAAGACCTCCACCTTACTGGTACAAACTGGGTATTAGCGGTTAAGGAAGATATAGAACTTATGAAAAGAATAAAGTGCTGGAAAGGAGTGCGCCACGCGCTTGGATTAAAAGTTAGAGGGCAGAGGACTAGGACTACTGGACGCAAGGGTCGCACAGTTGGCGTCCACAGAAAAGTGAAGAAGTAA
- a CDS encoding 30S ribosomal protein S4 — MGDIKKRKKKYITPRKRWDKERLHVETILVGKYGLRNKRELWRMEAILRKFRERAREAIGLPEKEREKRRNEIVNKLYKWGILPMDATLDDVLTLTVENFLERRLQSVVVARGLARTVHQARQLIVHGHISIAGRKVTRPGYIVKRGEDELIEYSPKSPLRNPDHPLRKAIAGS, encoded by the coding sequence ATGGGCGACATAAAAAAGAGAAAGAAGAAGTATATTACTCCGCGTAAGCGTTGGGACAAGGAACGGTTACATGTCGAAACAATACTGGTAGGTAAATATGGGTTAAGGAACAAAAGAGAACTTTGGCGAATGGAGGCAATCCTCCGTAAGTTTAGAGAAAGAGCAAGAGAAGCTATAGGACTACCAGAGAAAGAAAGAGAAAAACGGAGGAATGAGATTGTCAATAAGCTCTACAAATGGGGTATACTGCCGATGGACGCAACTCTGGATGACGTGTTGACCTTAACTGTGGAAAACTTCCTTGAAAGACGGCTGCAAAGTGTAGTGGTCGCAAGAGGTCTTGCGAGGACCGTTCACCAAGCTAGGCAATTAATAGTCCACGGGCACATATCTATTGCTGGGAGAAAGGTCACCCGGCCAGGCTACATAGTTAAGAGGGGAGAAGACGAGTTAATTGAATATTCTCCCAAGTCACCTTTGAGGAATCCAGATCACCCCTTACGCAAAGCAATAGCAGGGTCGTGA